From Methanosphaera cuniculi, one genomic window encodes:
- a CDS encoding nitroreductase family protein has translation MDVSEAIEKRYSVRGYKDKPVEDEKLDLVLKAAQLAPTGVNSQAFKVYVIDTKKHREELLAVYPQEWLVEAPYVLAVVSRANHAWTRPWDAKNINEIDATIVMDHMILQATELELGTCYIAAFLERPLIKLLNLDAEYHPVLITPLGYPDAKPRETGRKPIIELVERI, from the coding sequence ATGGATGTATCAGAAGCAATAGAAAAAAGATATAGTGTACGAGGATATAAAGACAAACCAGTAGAAGATGAAAAATTAGACTTAGTACTAAAAGCAGCACAACTAGCACCAACAGGAGTAAATAGTCAAGCATTCAAAGTATATGTTATAGATACAAAAAAACATAGAGAAGAACTACTTGCTGTATATCCACAAGAATGGCTAGTTGAAGCACCATATGTACTAGCAGTAGTAAGCCGTGCAAATCATGCATGGACTAGACCATGGGATGCTAAAAATATTAATGAAATTGATGCAACAATAGTAATGGATCATATGATACTACAAGCAACAGAACTAGAACTTGGAACATGTTACATAGCAGCATTTCTTGAAAGACCATTAATAAAACTATTAAATCTTGATGCAGAGTATCATCCAGTACTTATAACACCACTAGGATATCCAGATGCAAAACCACGTGAAACTGGTCGAAAACCAATCATAGAACTAGTAGAACGCATATAA
- a CDS encoding ZPR1 zinc finger domain-containing protein, whose amino-acid sequence MTQDLNNEMKSDCPVCGGESTLIVTNKTDNIPYFGNILETAVRCEKCGYQSADNICLDHHDPVRYTLEIGKDKLNTRVAKSQTATVQIPELGLKVEPGAKSQGYVSNVEGILNRFEDAIQRVLLMDNEDPQSVKENALNIMDIIESIKLGEMTTKLIVEDPFGNSIIDDDDAKKEKLTPEEVEKLETGFTIINQDEEPIP is encoded by the coding sequence ATGACACAAGATTTAAATAATGAAATGAAATCAGATTGTCCTGTATGTGGAGGAGAATCAACACTAATTGTAACAAACAAAACAGATAATATACCATACTTTGGAAATATACTTGAAACAGCAGTAAGATGTGAAAAATGCGGATATCAATCAGCAGACAATATATGTTTAGATCATCATGATCCTGTAAGATACACACTTGAAATAGGCAAAGATAAATTAAATACAAGAGTTGCAAAATCACAAACAGCAACTGTACAAATACCAGAACTAGGACTAAAAGTAGAACCAGGAGCAAAATCACAAGGATATGTATCAAATGTTGAAGGAATATTAAACCGATTTGAAGATGCAATACAAAGAGTACTACTTATGGATAATGAAGATCCACAATCTGTAAAAGAAAATGCATTAAATATCATGGATATTATAGAATCAATCAAACTAGGTGAAATGACAACAAAACTAATAGTTGAAGATCCATTTGGAAACAGTATAATCGATGATGATGATGCTAAAAAAGAAAAATTAACACCTGAAGAAGTTGAAAAATTAGAAACAGGATTTACAATAATAAACCAAGATGAAGAACCAATACCATAA
- a CDS encoding glycosyltransferase, translated as MIISIYDEYYLNLDYELYDVFKNVSRIIFNTDEIHDKYMDIYGEFKDKTWIFKQERLLQAPSELRSDINLKHDRPRILIWDDIIENKDYEFIRELKSYDVDDTFDFYFIGKISDEYNMEELGFVYETNKYDEITLVEKINPHFIGMYTKEVQPTLHSLYRAWDLGIPVFRIYNGRVANKIKSKGGGLILDEDPKVAYDRMQQIFMKNVGLYELTRKEILDIDFSPINKDNIMWEVKSKYLTFYENNILMVIHKGSGGTYNTSFDIMQYAGSKYNFYFLINDVNYVYLLKFNYDRDFNDYTFTREDFKDYFELLETWHLSTSFSFTPENLDEYEKLYEYVIKKYNINLIHIQHLLFSHRIPQVAHNLGLKIILSLHDFYYICPAYNLVDNNLNFCGGKCTPTENICEDQCTIGKSEIEYPILRIFNDSWKKQNREIFKYCDHIIAPSKSTRDIYVDNYPELEDRIDVIGHGYDYITDEKIDLPELCDDKPIRILIPGHLSIVKGINYILKLKSYDKDNRLELHFMGNAPEDIDLSEIGVVHGIYERFEFRSLVEEINPHFIGIFSICPETFCYTLSESWYYGVPVICMNIGALKERVGENGGGLIIPEDPKEAYDTILEFCQDNAKYNKLKGEVLDIDIKDRKTMVSEYINIYDEQLNDE; from the coding sequence GTGATAATTTCTATATATGATGAGTATTACCTTAACTTAGATTATGAATTGTATGATGTATTTAAAAATGTATCACGTATAATATTTAATACAGATGAAATACATGATAAATACATGGATATTTATGGAGAATTTAAAGATAAAACATGGATATTTAAACAAGAACGACTACTCCAAGCACCATCTGAACTTAGATCTGATATTAATTTAAAACATGATAGACCAAGAATATTAATATGGGATGATATCATAGAAAATAAAGACTATGAATTCATACGTGAACTTAAAAGTTATGATGTAGATGATACTTTTGATTTTTACTTTATAGGTAAAATTTCAGATGAATATAATATGGAAGAATTAGGATTTGTTTATGAAACAAATAAATATGATGAAATTACATTAGTTGAAAAAATTAATCCACACTTTATTGGTATGTATACAAAAGAAGTTCAACCAACACTACATTCACTTTATCGTGCATGGGATCTTGGAATTCCTGTCTTTAGAATTTATAATGGACGTGTTGCAAATAAAATTAAATCAAAAGGTGGAGGTTTAATACTAGATGAAGATCCTAAAGTAGCATATGATAGAATGCAACAAATTTTCATGAAAAATGTTGGACTATATGAACTAACTAGGAAGGAAATTCTAGATATTGATTTTTCACCAATTAATAAGGATAATATAATGTGGGAAGTTAAAAGTAAGTATTTAACTTTTTATGAAAACAATATTTTAATGGTAATACATAAAGGATCTGGAGGAACATACAATACATCATTTGATATTATGCAATATGCAGGTAGTAAGTATAATTTTTACTTCTTAATTAATGATGTAAATTATGTGTATCTTCTTAAGTTTAATTATGATCGTGACTTTAATGACTATACATTCACAAGGGAAGATTTTAAAGACTACTTTGAATTACTTGAAACATGGCATTTGTCTACTTCATTTAGTTTTACACCAGAAAATTTAGATGAGTATGAAAAGTTGTATGAATATGTAATTAAAAAATATAATATTAATCTCATTCATATACAACATTTACTTTTTAGTCATAGAATTCCACAAGTTGCACATAATCTTGGATTAAAAATAATTTTATCACTACATGACTTCTATTATATATGTCCAGCATATAACTTGGTTGATAATAATCTTAATTTCTGTGGAGGTAAATGTACACCTACTGAGAATATATGTGAAGATCAATGTACTATTGGAAAATCAGAAATTGAATATCCAATACTACGTATCTTTAATGATTCATGGAAAAAACAAAACCGTGAAATATTTAAGTACTGTGATCATATTATAGCACCATCAAAATCAACACGTGATATATATGTTGATAATTATCCAGAACTTGAAGATAGAATTGATGTGATAGGGCATGGATATGATTATATTACAGATGAAAAGATAGATCTTCCAGAATTATGTGATGATAAACCAATACGCATACTTATTCCTGGTCATCTTTCAATAGTAAAAGGTATTAATTATATTCTTAAACTTAAAAGTTATGATAAAGATAATCGTCTAGAACTACACTTTATGGGTAATGCTCCTGAAGATATTGATTTATCAGAAATTGGAGTTGTTCATGGTATATATGAAAGATTTGAATTTAGAAGTCTTGTTGAGGAAATTAATCCACACTTTATTGGAATTTTCTCAATATGTCCTGAAACATTTTGTTATACTTTGAGTGAATCATGGTATTATGGTGTTCCTGTGATATGTATGAATATAGGTGCACTTAAAGAACGAGTAGGTGAAAATGGTGGAGGATTAATAATACCAGAAGATCCAAAAGAGGCTTATGATACTATTTTAGAGTTTTGTCAAGATAATGCTAAGTATAATAAGCTTAAAGGGGAAGTTTTAGATATTGATATTAAAGATAGAAAAACCATGGTATCAGAATATATTAATATTTATGATGAACAACTAAATGATGAATAA
- a CDS encoding glycosyltransferase yields MNKIKEEEYMNTTQNSKQLLKNSKFFEIGFYKKQNPHLKNTNFTDDEIIEYYLKHNKDEQFPTSKYFDVKWYMKHNPNVKKIDVDPLIHFLKIGCDEQRLYRYTTVNFKALNLPDELNLYKMYKTIYHSELFDIDYYLSNNGEFDLEGYDPIIHYILIGAKCGYNPSRKFNTNKYLENQNHDKIITNPLYHYITYRKDILDKSFNEIYTKQFNKHNHLLTPTTKDILAHLKRKISIIIPIYNAYEETCECICSVLLNTHLDYELILINDASSDKRIKTLLDKLEDIENVKVIHNLENQGFVKNVNTGMKIADNNDVVLLNSDTIVTPRWLTKLVTAAYSDPTVATVTPLSNSSDISAKNLGINKDQLALNKKAYQLSKTDYDSYFESPTGNGYCLFIKRGALNKLGLFDPIFKRGYGEETDFTSKAREEGWKNLRILDTFIYHRSHASFKEETNQLKEENKKINMERHPDVFKLWDEFVKDPKLNKILKKAEAIQSSDISERILYVTQQDKEGNPEVTPEFYEIAQKYDTHILTLEEDEISLFIYDGIFEFKKIYSKKLVDKTDDEIKTFYFNFITSLRYDLFYIRQVNHYISCLYVKMAEFVKFATLLEIPVVYEGNYYYNNIIDTIHEKLNPLQTLDDIIDDQKNRFSFKDKKVVIYTAITGNYDTLQTPSVIDDEFDYVCFTDNSDIKSDFWDVRLIEDNDDELDSIRKARKYKILPHKYLSEYDYSIWVDGCFDIIADIRKYVQKYSKNHKLLVITHDVRDCIYDEAIACINADHDLAETINTQIEKYEQENFPKHNGLIASGILFRDHHDPDVIKLMNDWFNEVKNHSRRDQLSFNYVCWKNNFQYDMSDIYYFRNQYFFRADHSDHVDRIHQIKYPKTTKDEILENLQKSTTIAIPIYNAYEDTLKCIKSVIKHTKIPYELLLIDDASSDKRINPMLEEFSSKYDNIHLITNSKNQGFVKNVNKAFKYSENDILLLNSDTIVTSGWLSKIKTTAYTDPSIGTVTPLSNNSGAFSVPILNKVNLIDDNIGLNKTANIIEKLNSKTINTPTANDFCMYIKRPVIDEVGLFDVGFKRGYGEENDFSMRLIDKGWKNVIDTTTYIYHNESASFGSEKQKLVEENRKYLTIKHPEYKKLITQFINDSDYEQVRSNIADALNDEHIIKNTKERLMYVTDDEDDLINEILNFTQHVSSEYNIYLLTASKETLKIYKFNPNTNDDDNISIDRNLTQIMQWNIDTTSDEDLYDSEFELIYFNLLKQLNIDKIHIQDMNNHTFDLPKVAHIMGIDVILSLNDYYYINQTYNIDNDTINITENTDTWQNNVSQMLKNCSKIITKSKTLNESYKNTYPELKDKLFNIIDEKQEIQTIKDIKDDKNRQNLIPDNKQVYQNKPITKKQIQKATPDPNLQIADNYIQAYNDDGKKNILLIEPMINNEITLMSSQLMSMILDDYNFYILISDDDNLILYTYDELHPDLIEDKSNLKFMENFKLLEK; encoded by the coding sequence ATGAATAAAATAAAAGAAGAAGAATATATGAATACTACTCAAAATTCAAAACAGTTATTAAAAAATTCTAAATTCTTTGAAATAGGATTTTATAAAAAACAAAATCCACACTTAAAAAATACAAATTTTACTGATGATGAAATAATAGAATATTATCTTAAACATAATAAAGATGAACAATTTCCAACAAGTAAATACTTTGATGTAAAATGGTACATGAAACATAATCCAAATGTTAAAAAAATAGATGTGGATCCATTAATTCATTTTCTAAAAATTGGATGTGATGAACAAAGACTCTATCGTTATACAACAGTAAATTTCAAAGCACTAAATTTACCAGATGAATTAAATCTTTATAAAATGTATAAAACAATATATCATTCAGAACTTTTTGATATTGATTATTACTTATCTAACAATGGTGAATTTGATCTTGAAGGATATGATCCAATTATTCATTATATTTTAATAGGAGCAAAATGTGGATATAATCCTAGTCGTAAATTTAATACAAATAAGTACCTTGAAAATCAGAATCATGATAAAATTATAACAAATCCTTTATATCATTACATTACATATCGGAAAGATATTCTAGATAAAAGCTTTAATGAAATATATACAAAGCAGTTTAATAAACATAATCATCTGTTAACTCCAACAACAAAAGATATACTAGCACATCTTAAAAGAAAAATTTCAATTATTATTCCAATCTATAATGCATATGAGGAAACTTGTGAATGTATCTGTAGTGTTCTTCTTAATACTCATCTTGATTATGAACTTATTCTTATTAATGATGCAAGTAGTGATAAACGTATAAAAACACTTCTTGATAAACTAGAAGATATTGAAAATGTTAAAGTTATACATAATTTAGAAAATCAGGGCTTTGTAAAAAATGTAAATACTGGAATGAAAATTGCAGATAATAATGATGTAGTTCTTCTAAATAGTGATACAATAGTTACACCACGATGGCTTACAAAACTTGTAACTGCAGCATATAGTGATCCTACAGTTGCAACAGTAACACCATTATCTAATTCATCAGATATAAGTGCAAAAAATTTAGGAATAAATAAAGATCAACTAGCATTAAATAAAAAAGCATATCAATTATCAAAAACTGACTATGATAGTTACTTTGAAAGTCCAACAGGTAATGGATATTGTCTTTTTATTAAAAGAGGAGCATTAAATAAGTTAGGACTGTTTGATCCAATATTTAAACGTGGATATGGAGAAGAAACAGATTTCACATCAAAAGCACGTGAAGAAGGATGGAAAAATCTTCGCATACTTGATACATTCATATATCATAGAAGTCATGCATCATTTAAAGAAGAAACAAACCAATTAAAAGAAGAAAATAAGAAAATAAATATGGAACGTCATCCAGATGTATTTAAACTATGGGATGAATTTGTAAAAGATCCAAAACTTAATAAGATTCTAAAAAAAGCTGAAGCAATACAATCATCTGACATATCAGAACGTATATTATATGTAACACAACAAGATAAAGAAGGTAATCCTGAAGTAACACCAGAATTCTATGAAATAGCACAAAAATATGATACACATATACTTACACTAGAAGAAGATGAAATATCACTTTTCATATATGATGGAATATTTGAATTTAAAAAGATATACTCAAAAAAACTAGTAGATAAAACAGATGATGAAATAAAAACATTCTACTTTAACTTTATAACATCACTCAGATATGATTTATTCTACATAAGACAAGTTAATCATTATATTAGTTGTCTTTATGTTAAAATGGCAGAATTTGTTAAATTTGCAACACTACTTGAAATACCAGTAGTATATGAAGGAAACTACTATTATAACAACATAATTGATACAATTCATGAAAAACTAAACCCACTACAAACACTTGATGATATAATAGATGATCAAAAAAATCGTTTCAGCTTTAAAGATAAAAAAGTAGTAATCTACACAGCAATAACAGGAAACTATGATACACTTCAAACACCATCTGTTATAGATGATGAGTTTGACTATGTATGCTTTACAGATAATTCTGATATAAAATCAGACTTCTGGGATGTACGTCTAATAGAAGATAATGATGATGAACTTGATAGTATACGAAAAGCACGAAAATACAAAATACTACCTCATAAATATCTTAGTGAATATGATTATAGTATATGGGTTGATGGATGCTTTGACATAATAGCAGATATACGAAAATATGTACAAAAATATTCAAAAAATCATAAATTACTTGTAATAACACATGATGTACGTGATTGTATTTATGATGAAGCAATAGCATGTATTAATGCAGATCATGATCTAGCTGAAACTATAAACACACAAATTGAAAAATATGAACAAGAAAACTTTCCAAAACACAATGGTTTAATTGCAAGTGGAATATTATTCCGTGATCATCATGACCCTGATGTTATAAAATTAATGAATGACTGGTTTAATGAAGTAAAAAATCATAGCAGACGTGACCAGCTAAGCTTTAACTATGTATGCTGGAAAAACAACTTCCAATATGATATGAGTGATATTTACTATTTTAGAAACCAATATTTCTTCAGAGCAGATCATTCAGATCATGTTGATCGGATTCATCAAATTAAATATCCTAAAACAACTAAAGATGAGATACTAGAAAATCTTCAAAAATCTACAACAATTGCTATTCCAATATATAATGCATATGAAGATACATTAAAATGTATCAAATCTGTAATAAAACATACAAAAATACCATATGAACTACTGCTAATTGATGATGCAAGTAGTGATAAACGTATAAATCCAATGCTAGAAGAATTTAGCAGTAAATATGATAATATTCATCTTATAACAAATTCAAAAAATCAAGGATTTGTAAAAAATGTAAATAAAGCATTTAAATATTCAGAAAATGATATATTACTACTTAATAGTGACACTATAGTAACATCAGGATGGCTTTCTAAAATAAAAACAACAGCATATACAGATCCTTCTATTGGAACAGTAACACCATTATCAAATAATAGTGGAGCATTCTCTGTACCAATACTAAATAAGGTAAATCTTATAGATGATAATATTGGACTTAATAAAACAGCAAATATTATTGAAAAACTTAATAGTAAAACAATTAATACACCTACAGCAAATGATTTTTGTATGTATATTAAACGTCCTGTTATTGATGAAGTTGGTCTTTTTGATGTGGGATTTAAACGTGGATATGGAGAGGAAAATGATTTTTCAATGCGTTTAATAGATAAAGGATGGAAAAACGTAATTGATACAACAACTTATATTTATCATAATGAAAGTGCATCATTTGGTAGTGAAAAACAAAAACTAGTTGAAGAAAATAGAAAATACCTTACAATAAAACATCCAGAATATAAAAAACTGATAACACAATTTATCAATGATTCTGACTATGAACAAGTACGAAGTAATATAGCAGATGCATTAAATGATGAACATATAATTAAAAATACTAAAGAAAGACTCATGTATGTAACAGATGATGAGGATGATTTAATTAATGAAATATTAAACTTCACTCAACATGTATCATCTGAATATAATATATATCTTTTAACAGCATCAAAAGAAACATTAAAAATATATAAATTTAATCCAAATACAAATGATGATGATAATATAAGTATTGATAGAAATCTTACACAAATCATGCAATGGAATATAGATACAACATCTGATGAAGATCTATATGACTCTGAATTTGAACTAATATACTTTAACCTATTAAAACAATTAAACATTGATAAAATACACATACAAGATATGAATAATCATACCTTTGATTTACCAAAAGTTGCTCATATAATGGGAATTGATGTAATATTATCACTTAATGACTACTACTATATTAATCAGACATACAACATAGATAATGATACAATAAATATAACAGAAAATACAGATACATGGCAAAATAATGTATCACAAATGCTTAAAAATTGCTCAAAAATTATCACAAAATCAAAAACACTAAATGAATCATATAAAAACACATATCCAGAACTTAAAGATAAATTATTTAATATAATCGATGAAAAACAAGAGATACAAACTATTAAAGATATAAAAGATGATAAAAACAGACAAAATTTAATACCAGATAATAAACAAGTATATCAAAATAAGCCAATTACTAAAAAACAAATACAAAAAGCTACACCAGATCCAAATCTTCAAATTGCAGATAATTATATTCAAGCTTATAATGATGATGGTAAAAAAAATATATTACTTATAGAACCAATGATTAACAATGAAATAACACTTATGTCATCACAACTAATGAGTATGATTTTAGATGATTATAACTTTTATATTCTCATATCTGATGATGACAATCTAATCTTATATACTTATGATGAATTACATCCTGATCTTATAGAAGATAAGTCAAACTTAAAATTTATGGAAAACTTCAAATTACTAGAAAAGTGA
- a CDS encoding coiled-coil domain-containing protein, whose translation MVLKKLYEKILNSSNSFKFYKKQYKKLKLENTNIWKDIRHKDKVIKDKDNQLKIKTDQINILKKEIELFKSENKLLLSENEQLQQYKYDMQKLMDKSENIKNQYMQTYKNLTDQIETLTSKSNKILSYVEFSQVESSNNFDELISNLEKNMKIKKEMELFKSENKLLLSENEQLQQYKYDMQKLMDKSENIKNQYMQTYKNLTDQIETLTSKSNKILSYVEFSQVESSNNFDELISNLEDNMKIKNDENHEIQKHLEIEQQEE comes from the coding sequence ATGGTATTAAAAAAATTATATGAAAAAATATTAAATTCAAGCAATAGTTTTAAATTCTACAAAAAGCAGTATAAAAAACTTAAATTAGAAAATACGAATATATGGAAAGACATAAGACATAAAGATAAAGTAATCAAAGATAAAGATAACCAACTTAAAATAAAAACTGATCAAATCAACATATTAAAAAAAGAAATAGAATTATTCAAATCAGAAAACAAACTTTTATTATCAGAAAATGAACAACTACAACAATATAAATATGACATGCAAAAACTAATGGATAAATCTGAAAACATAAAAAATCAATACATGCAAACATATAAAAACTTAACTGATCAAATTGAAACTCTTACTTCAAAATCAAATAAAATACTTTCATATGTAGAATTTAGTCAAGTTGAATCATCAAATAATTTTGATGAATTAATATCAAATCTTGAAAAAAATATGAAAATAAAAAAAGAAATGGAATTATTCAAATCAGAAAACAAACTTTTATTATCAGAAAATGAACAACTACAACAATATAAATATGACATGCAAAAACTAATGGATAAATCTGAAAACATAAAAAATCAATACATGCAAACATATAAAAACTTAACTGATCAAATTGAAACTCTTACTTCAAAATCAAATAAAATACTTTCATATGTAGAATTTAGTCAAGTTGAATCATCAAATAATTTTGATGAATTAATATCAAATCTTGAAGATAATATGAAAATAAAAAATGATGAAAATCATGAAATTCAAAAACATTTAGAAATAGAACAACAAGAAGAATGA